The proteins below come from a single Felis catus isolate Fca126 chromosome A1, F.catus_Fca126_mat1.0, whole genome shotgun sequence genomic window:
- the KCNMB1 gene encoding calcium-activated potassium channel subunit beta-1 isoform X2 → MGKKLVMAQKRGETRALCLGVAMVVCAVIAYYILGTTMLPLYQKSVWTQESTCHLIETNIRDQEELEGKKVPQYPCLWVNVSAVGRWAVLYHTEDTRDQNQQCSYIPRSLENYQVARADVEKVRTNFHEHRIFYCFSTTRENETTVLYRRLYGPQTLLFSLFWPTFLLTGGLLIIAMVKINQSLSILAAQK, encoded by the exons ATGGGGAAGAAGCTGGTGATGGCCCAGAAGCGGGGAGAGACTCGAGCCCTTTGCCTGGGTGTGGCCATGGTGGTGTGTGCTGTCATTGCCTACTATATCCTGGGCACGACCATGCTGCCCCTCTACCAGAAAAG CGTGTGGACCCAGGAATCCACGTGCCACCTGATTGAGACCAACATCAGGGACCAAGAGGAGCTGGAGGGCAAAAAGGTGCCCCAGTACCCATGCCTGTGGGTCAATGTGTCAGCTGTGGGCCGGTGGGCTGTGCTGTACCACACGGAGGACACTCGTGACCAGAACCAACAG TGCTCCTACATCCCACGCAGCCTGGAAAACTACCAGGTGGCCCGGGCCGATGTGGAGAAGGTCAGAACGAACTTCCACGAGCATCGGATTTTCTACTGCTTCTCAACGACTCGGGAGAATGAGACCACTGTCCTGTACCGGCGCCTCTATGGACCCCAgaccctgctcttctctctcttctggccCACCTTCCTGCTGACCGGTGGCCTCCTCATTATCGCCATGGTGAAGATCAACCAGTCCCTTTCCATCCTGGCGGCTCAGAAGTAG
- the KCNMB1 gene encoding calcium-activated potassium channel subunit beta-1 isoform X1 yields MGKKLVMAQKRGETRALCLGVAMVVCAVIAYYILGTTMLPLYQKSVWTQESTCHLIETNIRDQEELEGKKVPQYPCLWVNVSAVGRWAVLYHTEDTRDQNQQHPGLTRRGAKEAAALVGQWKRPWWFCQAAGLVRQLPHLLSFSSGVQGASALGQLGVLRFTCERPVKATAPQPHSEEGGYQSATGSPMSLSAGDSKPLPMLCAENVLSQDLGKGWTISDPSYNSEEAGSQTGDRGCR; encoded by the exons ATGGGGAAGAAGCTGGTGATGGCCCAGAAGCGGGGAGAGACTCGAGCCCTTTGCCTGGGTGTGGCCATGGTGGTGTGTGCTGTCATTGCCTACTATATCCTGGGCACGACCATGCTGCCCCTCTACCAGAAAAG CGTGTGGACCCAGGAATCCACGTGCCACCTGATTGAGACCAACATCAGGGACCAAGAGGAGCTGGAGGGCAAAAAGGTGCCCCAGTACCCATGCCTGTGGGTCAATGTGTCAGCTGTGGGCCGGTGGGCTGTGCTGTACCACACGGAGGACACTCGTGACCAGAACCAACAG CACCCAGGCCTCACCAGGAGAGGTGCTAAAGAGGCTGCTGCTCTGGTGGGACAGTGGAAGCGCCCTTGGTGGTTTTGTCAAGCAGCTGGGTTGGTGCGCCAGCTACCCCATCTACTTTCATTCAGCTCTGGAGTACAGGGAGCCAGTGCTCTGGGCCAGCTGGGCGTGCTCAGATTCACATGTGAAAGGCCAGTCAAGGCTACCGCCCCCCAGCCTCACTCTGAGGAAGGAGGCTACCAGTCAGCTACTGGCTCTCCCATGAGCCTTAGTGCAGGAGATTCTAAGCCCCTtcccatgctctgtgctgagaatgtgCTGTCACAGGACTTGGGGAAAGGTTGGACCATTTCAGATCCTTCATATAACTCAGAGGAAGCTGGATCCcagacaggggacagaggatgcagATAG